Proteins co-encoded in one Pseudoliparis swirei isolate HS2019 ecotype Mariana Trench chromosome 7, NWPU_hadal_v1, whole genome shotgun sequence genomic window:
- the zgc:64051 gene encoding leukocyte surface antigen CD53, producing the protein MAQGCLRCLKFTMCFANFLCFVCGVAVVTFGIYLTVTFRLAALTPALASFTSANLLLASGVVITGVALLGFLGALKENRCLLLTFFLLLFFLMLVELIAACILLMYEGQIAQLVKEDLNEGLEKAKGENVNSTDVMSEWDVVQRKLDCCGVHNWTDWGDNVPESCCLERCHSPEARYREKGCLETLKNLFEENFLTTGISVIVLCIIEVLGMCFAMTLFCHISRSGLGYKL; encoded by the exons GTGTGCGGGGTGGCGGTGGTGACCTTCGGCATCTACCTGACGGTGACCTTCCGGCTGGCCGCCCTCACGCCGGCGCTGGCCAGCTTCACGTCGGCCAACCTGCTGCTGGCCAGCGGCGTGGTCATCACCGGCGTCGCCCTGCTCGGCTTCCTGGGCGCTCTGAAGGAGAACCGCTGCCTGCTGCTCACG ttcttcctgctgctgttcTTCCTGATGTTGGTGGAGCTGATTGCAGCGTGCATACTGCTCATGTACGAGGGTCAG atcgCTCAGCTGGTGAAGGAGGATCTCAACGAGGGTTTGGAGAAGGCCAAAGGAGAGAACGTGAACAGCACGGACGTGATGAGCGAGTGGGACGTGGTCCAGAGGAAG CTGGATTGCTGTGGAGTCCACAACTGGACCGACTGGGGGGACAACGTGCCTGAGTCCTGCTGCCTGGAGCGCTGTCACAGCCCAGAGGCCCGGTACAGAGAAAAG GGTTGTTTGGAGACGTTGAAGAACTTGTTTGAGGAGAACTTCCTCACCACCGGGATCTCCGTCATCGTCCTCTGCATCATCGAG GTCCTGGGAATGTGCTTCGCCATGACGCTCTTCTGCCACATCAGCAGATCCGGACTGGGCTACAAGCTTTAG